The following are encoded together in the Zingiber officinale cultivar Zhangliang chromosome 8A, Zo_v1.1, whole genome shotgun sequence genome:
- the LOC122010452 gene encoding arginine--tRNA ligase, cytoplasmic-like isoform X3 gives MPMGSVAVDSLPLPTSTFRFRSFSRRLPTATITTLPFNDLDLLRRARVFVSAMSNEIVPMSSPLEAPTTSRNIKRVGSVKQQLSRLVKESLESLFPDEVQPIVAACQAKFGDYQCNNAMVIWSQLKGKATQFKNPNSIGQAIAKNLPESEMIESTSVAGPGFVNIELSNKWISKHIQNMLVNGIEQWAPILSISRAVVDFSSPNIAKEMHVGHLRSTIIGDTLARMLEFSNVEVLRRNHVGDWGTQFGMLIEYLFEQFPNWEDAGDQAIGDLQAFYKASKKKFDDDPDFKARAQQAVVKLQSGEGKYRHAWQKICEISRKEFDLVYQRLNVQLEEKGESFYNPYIRGVLEEFERNNLIKESEGARVVEIDGYDIPLIVVKKDGGYNYASTDLTCLWYRIKEEKAEWIIYVTDVGQQQHFHMFFSAARLIGWLPASKDAYPKVSHVGLGLVLGSDGKRFRTRSSEVVRLVELLDEAKDRSRAELIKRLEDNGKITDWTDAELESTAEAVGYGAIKYADLKNNRLTNYTFSFDQMLNDKGNTAVYLLYAHARICSIINKSSKDIEELKKIGKIVLDHVDERALGLHLIQFAEIVEEACSNLLPNVLCEYLYNLSEMFTGFYTSCQVIGSEQEESRLLLCEATAIVMTKCFHLLGITPVYRI, from the exons ATGCCCATGGGGTCTGTTGCAGTAGACTCATTGCCTTTGCCTACCTCTACTTTTCGCTTCCGCAGCTTCTCTCGGCGCCTCCCCACTGCTACCATTACGACACTTCCTTTTAATGA TCTTGATTTGTTGAGAAGAGCTAGGGTGTTTGTCTCTGCAATGAGCAACGAGATTGTGCCGATGTCTTCGCCCTTGGAAGCGCCAACTACGAGCAGG AATATAAAGCGAGTTGGAAGCGTTAAACAACAGCTTTCAAGATTGGTGAAAGAATCCCTTGAATCGTTATTCCCAGATGAAGTTCAGCCCATTGTTGCGGCTTGCCAAGCAAAGTTCGGTGATTATCAATG CAACAATGCAATGGTAATTTGGTCACAATTGAAGGGGAAAGCAACCCAGTTCAAGAATCCCAATTCCATTGGCCAG GCAATTGCCAAAAATCTTCCTGAATCTGAGATGATTGAATCTACCTCTGTTGCTGGACCTGGATTTGTAAATATAGAATTGTCAAACAAGTGGATATCTAAG CATATTCAAAACATGTTGGTAAATGGCATTGAGCAATGGGCACCAATACTTTCTATTAGTCGAGCAGTGGTAGACTTCTCATCACCTAATATTGCAAAGGAAATGCATGTTGGTCACTTAAGATCCACGATTATTGGTGACACTTTAGCTCGCATGTTGGAGTTTTCAAATGTGGAAGTCCTTCGAAGGAATCATGTTGGTGATTGGGGTACACAG TTTGGCATGCTAATTGAATATTTGTTTGAACAATTTCCAAATTGGGAGGATGCTGGGGATCAAGCTATTGGTGACCTTCAG GCTTTTTACAAGGCATCAAAGAAAAAGTTTGATGACGATCCAGATTTCAAGGCAAGGGCACAACAAGCTGTTGTGAAATTGCAG AGCGGGGAAGGCAAATATAGGCATGCTTGGCAAAAGATATGTGAAATAAGCAGAAAagaatttgatttggtttatcaaCGTCTTAACGTCCAATTGGAAGAAAAG GGCGAGAGCTTTTATAATCCTTACATCAGAGGGGTTTTGGAAGAGTTTGAAAGAAACAATCTTATTAAGGAAAGTGAAGGTGCACGTGTGGTGGAGATTGATGGGTATGACATTCCTTTGATTGTTGTGAAGAAAGATGGTGGATACAACTATGCCTCTACTGACCTGACTTGCCTGTG GTACCGGATAAAGGAAGAGAAAGCTGAGTGGATTATTTACGTTACTGATGTTGGTCAGCAGCAACATTTCCATATGTTCTTCAGT GCTGCTAGATTAATTGGTTGGCTTCCAGCTTCTAAAGATGCATATCCGAAGGTTAGTCATGTGGGATTAGGTTTGGTTCTTGGATCAGACGGAAAACGTTTTCGAACTCGTAGCTCAGAAGTTGTCCGTTTGGTTGAGTTACTTGATGAAGCTAAAGATCGCAGCAGAGCTGAATTGATAAAGCGGCTTGAGGACAATG GTAAAATTACTGATTGGACAGATGCTGAACTTGAGAGTACTGCTGAAGCAGTTGGTTATGGTGCTATCAA ATATGCAGACCTGAAGAACAATCGCTTGACGAACTATACATTTAGTTTTGATCAGATGCTGAATGACAAG GGAAATACTGCTGTCTACCTTTTGTATGCACATGCTCGGATATGCTCCATCATTAATAAATCTAGCAAAGACATAGAAGAACTAAAGAAG ATTGGAAAAATTGTGCTGGATCATGTTGATGAGCGAGCCTTAGGGCTTCATTTGATTCAATTTGCAGAG ATAGTCGAGGAGGCGTGTTCCAATCTGCTTCCCAATGTTTTGTGCGAGTATCTATACAATTTATCTGAGATGTTCACCGGGTTCTACACTAGTTGTCAG GTGATTGGATCAGAGCAAGAAGAAAGCAGATTGTTATTATGTGAAGCCACTGCCATCGTGATGACGAAGTGCTTCCATCTCCTTGGAATCACGCCAGTTTATAGAATTTAA
- the LOC122010452 gene encoding arginine--tRNA ligase, cytoplasmic-like isoform X5 — protein MSNEIVPMSSPLEAPTTSRNIKRVGSVKQQLSRLVKESLESLFPDEVQPIVAACQAKFGDYQCNNAMVIWSQLKGKATQFKNPNSIGQAIAKNLPESEMIESTSVAGPGFVNIELSNKWISKHIQNMLVNGIEQWAPILSISRAVVDFSSPNIAKEMHVGHLRSTIIGDTLARMLEFSNVEVLRRNHVGDWGTQFGMLIEYLFEQFPNWEDAGDQAIGDLQAFYKASKKKFDDDPDFKARAQQAVVKLQSGEGKYRHAWQKICEISRKEFDLVYQRLNVQLEEKGESFYNPYIRGVLEEFERNNLIKESEGARVVEIDGYDIPLIVVKKDGGYNYASTDLTCLWYRIKEEKAEWIIYVTDVGQQQHFHMFFSAARLIGWLPASKDAYPKVSHVGLGLVLGSDGKRFRTRSSEVVRLVELLDEAKDRSRAELIKRLEDNGKITDWTDAELESTAEAVGYGAIKYADLKNNRLTNYTFSFDQMLNDKGNTAVYLLYAHARICSIINKSSKDIEELKKIGKIVLDHVDERALGLHLIQFAEIVEEACSNLLPNVLCEYLYNLSEMFTGFYTSCQVIGSEQEESRLLLCEATAIVMTKCFHLLGITPVYRI, from the exons ATGAGCAACGAGATTGTGCCGATGTCTTCGCCCTTGGAAGCGCCAACTACGAGCAGG AATATAAAGCGAGTTGGAAGCGTTAAACAACAGCTTTCAAGATTGGTGAAAGAATCCCTTGAATCGTTATTCCCAGATGAAGTTCAGCCCATTGTTGCGGCTTGCCAAGCAAAGTTCGGTGATTATCAATG CAACAATGCAATGGTAATTTGGTCACAATTGAAGGGGAAAGCAACCCAGTTCAAGAATCCCAATTCCATTGGCCAG GCAATTGCCAAAAATCTTCCTGAATCTGAGATGATTGAATCTACCTCTGTTGCTGGACCTGGATTTGTAAATATAGAATTGTCAAACAAGTGGATATCTAAG CATATTCAAAACATGTTGGTAAATGGCATTGAGCAATGGGCACCAATACTTTCTATTAGTCGAGCAGTGGTAGACTTCTCATCACCTAATATTGCAAAGGAAATGCATGTTGGTCACTTAAGATCCACGATTATTGGTGACACTTTAGCTCGCATGTTGGAGTTTTCAAATGTGGAAGTCCTTCGAAGGAATCATGTTGGTGATTGGGGTACACAG TTTGGCATGCTAATTGAATATTTGTTTGAACAATTTCCAAATTGGGAGGATGCTGGGGATCAAGCTATTGGTGACCTTCAG GCTTTTTACAAGGCATCAAAGAAAAAGTTTGATGACGATCCAGATTTCAAGGCAAGGGCACAACAAGCTGTTGTGAAATTGCAG AGCGGGGAAGGCAAATATAGGCATGCTTGGCAAAAGATATGTGAAATAAGCAGAAAagaatttgatttggtttatcaaCGTCTTAACGTCCAATTGGAAGAAAAG GGCGAGAGCTTTTATAATCCTTACATCAGAGGGGTTTTGGAAGAGTTTGAAAGAAACAATCTTATTAAGGAAAGTGAAGGTGCACGTGTGGTGGAGATTGATGGGTATGACATTCCTTTGATTGTTGTGAAGAAAGATGGTGGATACAACTATGCCTCTACTGACCTGACTTGCCTGTG GTACCGGATAAAGGAAGAGAAAGCTGAGTGGATTATTTACGTTACTGATGTTGGTCAGCAGCAACATTTCCATATGTTCTTCAGT GCTGCTAGATTAATTGGTTGGCTTCCAGCTTCTAAAGATGCATATCCGAAGGTTAGTCATGTGGGATTAGGTTTGGTTCTTGGATCAGACGGAAAACGTTTTCGAACTCGTAGCTCAGAAGTTGTCCGTTTGGTTGAGTTACTTGATGAAGCTAAAGATCGCAGCAGAGCTGAATTGATAAAGCGGCTTGAGGACAATG GTAAAATTACTGATTGGACAGATGCTGAACTTGAGAGTACTGCTGAAGCAGTTGGTTATGGTGCTATCAA ATATGCAGACCTGAAGAACAATCGCTTGACGAACTATACATTTAGTTTTGATCAGATGCTGAATGACAAG GGAAATACTGCTGTCTACCTTTTGTATGCACATGCTCGGATATGCTCCATCATTAATAAATCTAGCAAAGACATAGAAGAACTAAAGAAG ATTGGAAAAATTGTGCTGGATCATGTTGATGAGCGAGCCTTAGGGCTTCATTTGATTCAATTTGCAGAG ATAGTCGAGGAGGCGTGTTCCAATCTGCTTCCCAATGTTTTGTGCGAGTATCTATACAATTTATCTGAGATGTTCACCGGGTTCTACACTAGTTGTCAG GTGATTGGATCAGAGCAAGAAGAAAGCAGATTGTTATTATGTGAAGCCACTGCCATCGTGATGACGAAGTGCTTCCATCTCCTTGGAATCACGCCAGTTTATAGAATTTAA
- the LOC122010452 gene encoding arginine--tRNA ligase, cytoplasmic-like isoform X4 codes for MSYFRVTSRSLDLLRRARVFVSAMSNEIVPMSSPLEAPTTSRNIKRVGSVKQQLSRLVKESLESLFPDEVQPIVAACQAKFGDYQCNNAMVIWSQLKGKATQFKNPNSIGQAIAKNLPESEMIESTSVAGPGFVNIELSNKWISKHIQNMLVNGIEQWAPILSISRAVVDFSSPNIAKEMHVGHLRSTIIGDTLARMLEFSNVEVLRRNHVGDWGTQFGMLIEYLFEQFPNWEDAGDQAIGDLQAFYKASKKKFDDDPDFKARAQQAVVKLQSGEGKYRHAWQKICEISRKEFDLVYQRLNVQLEEKGESFYNPYIRGVLEEFERNNLIKESEGARVVEIDGYDIPLIVVKKDGGYNYASTDLTCLWYRIKEEKAEWIIYVTDVGQQQHFHMFFSAARLIGWLPASKDAYPKVSHVGLGLVLGSDGKRFRTRSSEVVRLVELLDEAKDRSRAELIKRLEDNGKITDWTDAELESTAEAVGYGAIKYADLKNNRLTNYTFSFDQMLNDKGNTAVYLLYAHARICSIINKSSKDIEELKKIGKIVLDHVDERALGLHLIQFAEIVEEACSNLLPNVLCEYLYNLSEMFTGFYTSCQVIGSEQEESRLLLCEATAIVMTKCFHLLGITPVYRI; via the exons ATGA GCTACTTTCGTGTTACTTCTAGAAGTCTTGATTTGTTGAGAAGAGCTAGGGTGTTTGTCTCTGCAATGAGCAACGAGATTGTGCCGATGTCTTCGCCCTTGGAAGCGCCAACTACGAGCAGG AATATAAAGCGAGTTGGAAGCGTTAAACAACAGCTTTCAAGATTGGTGAAAGAATCCCTTGAATCGTTATTCCCAGATGAAGTTCAGCCCATTGTTGCGGCTTGCCAAGCAAAGTTCGGTGATTATCAATG CAACAATGCAATGGTAATTTGGTCACAATTGAAGGGGAAAGCAACCCAGTTCAAGAATCCCAATTCCATTGGCCAG GCAATTGCCAAAAATCTTCCTGAATCTGAGATGATTGAATCTACCTCTGTTGCTGGACCTGGATTTGTAAATATAGAATTGTCAAACAAGTGGATATCTAAG CATATTCAAAACATGTTGGTAAATGGCATTGAGCAATGGGCACCAATACTTTCTATTAGTCGAGCAGTGGTAGACTTCTCATCACCTAATATTGCAAAGGAAATGCATGTTGGTCACTTAAGATCCACGATTATTGGTGACACTTTAGCTCGCATGTTGGAGTTTTCAAATGTGGAAGTCCTTCGAAGGAATCATGTTGGTGATTGGGGTACACAG TTTGGCATGCTAATTGAATATTTGTTTGAACAATTTCCAAATTGGGAGGATGCTGGGGATCAAGCTATTGGTGACCTTCAG GCTTTTTACAAGGCATCAAAGAAAAAGTTTGATGACGATCCAGATTTCAAGGCAAGGGCACAACAAGCTGTTGTGAAATTGCAG AGCGGGGAAGGCAAATATAGGCATGCTTGGCAAAAGATATGTGAAATAAGCAGAAAagaatttgatttggtttatcaaCGTCTTAACGTCCAATTGGAAGAAAAG GGCGAGAGCTTTTATAATCCTTACATCAGAGGGGTTTTGGAAGAGTTTGAAAGAAACAATCTTATTAAGGAAAGTGAAGGTGCACGTGTGGTGGAGATTGATGGGTATGACATTCCTTTGATTGTTGTGAAGAAAGATGGTGGATACAACTATGCCTCTACTGACCTGACTTGCCTGTG GTACCGGATAAAGGAAGAGAAAGCTGAGTGGATTATTTACGTTACTGATGTTGGTCAGCAGCAACATTTCCATATGTTCTTCAGT GCTGCTAGATTAATTGGTTGGCTTCCAGCTTCTAAAGATGCATATCCGAAGGTTAGTCATGTGGGATTAGGTTTGGTTCTTGGATCAGACGGAAAACGTTTTCGAACTCGTAGCTCAGAAGTTGTCCGTTTGGTTGAGTTACTTGATGAAGCTAAAGATCGCAGCAGAGCTGAATTGATAAAGCGGCTTGAGGACAATG GTAAAATTACTGATTGGACAGATGCTGAACTTGAGAGTACTGCTGAAGCAGTTGGTTATGGTGCTATCAA ATATGCAGACCTGAAGAACAATCGCTTGACGAACTATACATTTAGTTTTGATCAGATGCTGAATGACAAG GGAAATACTGCTGTCTACCTTTTGTATGCACATGCTCGGATATGCTCCATCATTAATAAATCTAGCAAAGACATAGAAGAACTAAAGAAG ATTGGAAAAATTGTGCTGGATCATGTTGATGAGCGAGCCTTAGGGCTTCATTTGATTCAATTTGCAGAG ATAGTCGAGGAGGCGTGTTCCAATCTGCTTCCCAATGTTTTGTGCGAGTATCTATACAATTTATCTGAGATGTTCACCGGGTTCTACACTAGTTGTCAG GTGATTGGATCAGAGCAAGAAGAAAGCAGATTGTTATTATGTGAAGCCACTGCCATCGTGATGACGAAGTGCTTCCATCTCCTTGGAATCACGCCAGTTTATAGAATTTAA
- the LOC122010452 gene encoding arginine--tRNA ligase, cytoplasmic-like isoform X1: MFCRSLHSFPHSVMARSIAQHIVITHCHNRLIGGGYFRVTSRSLDLLRRARVFVSAMSNEIVPMSSPLEAPTTSRNIKRVGSVKQQLSRLVKESLESLFPDEVQPIVAACQAKFGDYQCNNAMVIWSQLKGKATQFKNPNSIGQAIAKNLPESEMIESTSVAGPGFVNIELSNKWISKHIQNMLVNGIEQWAPILSISRAVVDFSSPNIAKEMHVGHLRSTIIGDTLARMLEFSNVEVLRRNHVGDWGTQFGMLIEYLFEQFPNWEDAGDQAIGDLQAFYKASKKKFDDDPDFKARAQQAVVKLQSGEGKYRHAWQKICEISRKEFDLVYQRLNVQLEEKGESFYNPYIRGVLEEFERNNLIKESEGARVVEIDGYDIPLIVVKKDGGYNYASTDLTCLWYRIKEEKAEWIIYVTDVGQQQHFHMFFSAARLIGWLPASKDAYPKVSHVGLGLVLGSDGKRFRTRSSEVVRLVELLDEAKDRSRAELIKRLEDNGKITDWTDAELESTAEAVGYGAIKYADLKNNRLTNYTFSFDQMLNDKGNTAVYLLYAHARICSIINKSSKDIEELKKIGKIVLDHVDERALGLHLIQFAEIVEEACSNLLPNVLCEYLYNLSEMFTGFYTSCQVIGSEQEESRLLLCEATAIVMTKCFHLLGITPVYRI; the protein is encoded by the exons ATGTTCTGCCGCAGCCTCCATTCATTTCCTCATAGTGTGATGGCCCGAAGCATCGCCCAGCACATTGTCATTACACACTGCCATAACCGCCTCATTGGTGGAG GCTACTTTCGTGTTACTTCTAGAAGTCTTGATTTGTTGAGAAGAGCTAGGGTGTTTGTCTCTGCAATGAGCAACGAGATTGTGCCGATGTCTTCGCCCTTGGAAGCGCCAACTACGAGCAGG AATATAAAGCGAGTTGGAAGCGTTAAACAACAGCTTTCAAGATTGGTGAAAGAATCCCTTGAATCGTTATTCCCAGATGAAGTTCAGCCCATTGTTGCGGCTTGCCAAGCAAAGTTCGGTGATTATCAATG CAACAATGCAATGGTAATTTGGTCACAATTGAAGGGGAAAGCAACCCAGTTCAAGAATCCCAATTCCATTGGCCAG GCAATTGCCAAAAATCTTCCTGAATCTGAGATGATTGAATCTACCTCTGTTGCTGGACCTGGATTTGTAAATATAGAATTGTCAAACAAGTGGATATCTAAG CATATTCAAAACATGTTGGTAAATGGCATTGAGCAATGGGCACCAATACTTTCTATTAGTCGAGCAGTGGTAGACTTCTCATCACCTAATATTGCAAAGGAAATGCATGTTGGTCACTTAAGATCCACGATTATTGGTGACACTTTAGCTCGCATGTTGGAGTTTTCAAATGTGGAAGTCCTTCGAAGGAATCATGTTGGTGATTGGGGTACACAG TTTGGCATGCTAATTGAATATTTGTTTGAACAATTTCCAAATTGGGAGGATGCTGGGGATCAAGCTATTGGTGACCTTCAG GCTTTTTACAAGGCATCAAAGAAAAAGTTTGATGACGATCCAGATTTCAAGGCAAGGGCACAACAAGCTGTTGTGAAATTGCAG AGCGGGGAAGGCAAATATAGGCATGCTTGGCAAAAGATATGTGAAATAAGCAGAAAagaatttgatttggtttatcaaCGTCTTAACGTCCAATTGGAAGAAAAG GGCGAGAGCTTTTATAATCCTTACATCAGAGGGGTTTTGGAAGAGTTTGAAAGAAACAATCTTATTAAGGAAAGTGAAGGTGCACGTGTGGTGGAGATTGATGGGTATGACATTCCTTTGATTGTTGTGAAGAAAGATGGTGGATACAACTATGCCTCTACTGACCTGACTTGCCTGTG GTACCGGATAAAGGAAGAGAAAGCTGAGTGGATTATTTACGTTACTGATGTTGGTCAGCAGCAACATTTCCATATGTTCTTCAGT GCTGCTAGATTAATTGGTTGGCTTCCAGCTTCTAAAGATGCATATCCGAAGGTTAGTCATGTGGGATTAGGTTTGGTTCTTGGATCAGACGGAAAACGTTTTCGAACTCGTAGCTCAGAAGTTGTCCGTTTGGTTGAGTTACTTGATGAAGCTAAAGATCGCAGCAGAGCTGAATTGATAAAGCGGCTTGAGGACAATG GTAAAATTACTGATTGGACAGATGCTGAACTTGAGAGTACTGCTGAAGCAGTTGGTTATGGTGCTATCAA ATATGCAGACCTGAAGAACAATCGCTTGACGAACTATACATTTAGTTTTGATCAGATGCTGAATGACAAG GGAAATACTGCTGTCTACCTTTTGTATGCACATGCTCGGATATGCTCCATCATTAATAAATCTAGCAAAGACATAGAAGAACTAAAGAAG ATTGGAAAAATTGTGCTGGATCATGTTGATGAGCGAGCCTTAGGGCTTCATTTGATTCAATTTGCAGAG ATAGTCGAGGAGGCGTGTTCCAATCTGCTTCCCAATGTTTTGTGCGAGTATCTATACAATTTATCTGAGATGTTCACCGGGTTCTACACTAGTTGTCAG GTGATTGGATCAGAGCAAGAAGAAAGCAGATTGTTATTATGTGAAGCCACTGCCATCGTGATGACGAAGTGCTTCCATCTCCTTGGAATCACGCCAGTTTATAGAATTTAA
- the LOC122007936 gene encoding nuclear transport factor 2B-like — MHRSSQAMDDADGKDDQQRAVEEQLERVAKAFVDHYYNLFDTNRAALSCLYDSSSMLSFEGQRIVGAEAIGRKLAQLPFERCKHCISTVDSQPSPVLGGVLVFVSGNLQLAGEEHQLRFSQMFQLIPTPQGSFVVQNDIFRLNYC, encoded by the exons ATGCATCGATCTAGCCAAGCCATGGATGACGCCGACGGCAAGGACGATCAGCAGAGGGCGGTGGAGGAGCAGCTGGAGAGGGTGGCCAAGGCATTCGTGGATCACTACTACAACCTGTTCGACACCAACCGCGCCGCCCTCTCCTGCCTCTACGACAGCAGCTCGATGCTGTCCTTCGAGGGACAGAGGATCGTGGGCGCGGAGGCGATCGGCCGGAAGCTCGCACAGTTGCCATTCGAGCGGTGCAAGCACTGCATCTCTACCGTCGACAGCCAGCCGTCGCCAGTCTTAGGCGGTGTGCTTGTGTTTGTCAGCGGAAACCTCCAGCTCGCCGGAGAGGAGCATCAGCTCCGTTTCAGCCAA ATGTTTCAGTTGATTCCAACGCCGCAAGGGAGCTTCGTCGTTCAGAATGACATATTTCGACTAAACTACTGCTGA
- the LOC122010452 gene encoding arginine--tRNA ligase, cytoplasmic-like isoform X2 → MPMGSVAVDSLPLPTSTFRFRSFSRRLPTATITTLPFNESLDLLRRARVFVSAMSNEIVPMSSPLEAPTTSRNIKRVGSVKQQLSRLVKESLESLFPDEVQPIVAACQAKFGDYQCNNAMVIWSQLKGKATQFKNPNSIGQAIAKNLPESEMIESTSVAGPGFVNIELSNKWISKHIQNMLVNGIEQWAPILSISRAVVDFSSPNIAKEMHVGHLRSTIIGDTLARMLEFSNVEVLRRNHVGDWGTQFGMLIEYLFEQFPNWEDAGDQAIGDLQAFYKASKKKFDDDPDFKARAQQAVVKLQSGEGKYRHAWQKICEISRKEFDLVYQRLNVQLEEKGESFYNPYIRGVLEEFERNNLIKESEGARVVEIDGYDIPLIVVKKDGGYNYASTDLTCLWYRIKEEKAEWIIYVTDVGQQQHFHMFFSAARLIGWLPASKDAYPKVSHVGLGLVLGSDGKRFRTRSSEVVRLVELLDEAKDRSRAELIKRLEDNGKITDWTDAELESTAEAVGYGAIKYADLKNNRLTNYTFSFDQMLNDKGNTAVYLLYAHARICSIINKSSKDIEELKKIGKIVLDHVDERALGLHLIQFAEIVEEACSNLLPNVLCEYLYNLSEMFTGFYTSCQVIGSEQEESRLLLCEATAIVMTKCFHLLGITPVYRI, encoded by the exons ATGCCCATGGGGTCTGTTGCAGTAGACTCATTGCCTTTGCCTACCTCTACTTTTCGCTTCCGCAGCTTCTCTCGGCGCCTCCCCACTGCTACCATTACGACACTTCCTTTTAATGA AAGTCTTGATTTGTTGAGAAGAGCTAGGGTGTTTGTCTCTGCAATGAGCAACGAGATTGTGCCGATGTCTTCGCCCTTGGAAGCGCCAACTACGAGCAGG AATATAAAGCGAGTTGGAAGCGTTAAACAACAGCTTTCAAGATTGGTGAAAGAATCCCTTGAATCGTTATTCCCAGATGAAGTTCAGCCCATTGTTGCGGCTTGCCAAGCAAAGTTCGGTGATTATCAATG CAACAATGCAATGGTAATTTGGTCACAATTGAAGGGGAAAGCAACCCAGTTCAAGAATCCCAATTCCATTGGCCAG GCAATTGCCAAAAATCTTCCTGAATCTGAGATGATTGAATCTACCTCTGTTGCTGGACCTGGATTTGTAAATATAGAATTGTCAAACAAGTGGATATCTAAG CATATTCAAAACATGTTGGTAAATGGCATTGAGCAATGGGCACCAATACTTTCTATTAGTCGAGCAGTGGTAGACTTCTCATCACCTAATATTGCAAAGGAAATGCATGTTGGTCACTTAAGATCCACGATTATTGGTGACACTTTAGCTCGCATGTTGGAGTTTTCAAATGTGGAAGTCCTTCGAAGGAATCATGTTGGTGATTGGGGTACACAG TTTGGCATGCTAATTGAATATTTGTTTGAACAATTTCCAAATTGGGAGGATGCTGGGGATCAAGCTATTGGTGACCTTCAG GCTTTTTACAAGGCATCAAAGAAAAAGTTTGATGACGATCCAGATTTCAAGGCAAGGGCACAACAAGCTGTTGTGAAATTGCAG AGCGGGGAAGGCAAATATAGGCATGCTTGGCAAAAGATATGTGAAATAAGCAGAAAagaatttgatttggtttatcaaCGTCTTAACGTCCAATTGGAAGAAAAG GGCGAGAGCTTTTATAATCCTTACATCAGAGGGGTTTTGGAAGAGTTTGAAAGAAACAATCTTATTAAGGAAAGTGAAGGTGCACGTGTGGTGGAGATTGATGGGTATGACATTCCTTTGATTGTTGTGAAGAAAGATGGTGGATACAACTATGCCTCTACTGACCTGACTTGCCTGTG GTACCGGATAAAGGAAGAGAAAGCTGAGTGGATTATTTACGTTACTGATGTTGGTCAGCAGCAACATTTCCATATGTTCTTCAGT GCTGCTAGATTAATTGGTTGGCTTCCAGCTTCTAAAGATGCATATCCGAAGGTTAGTCATGTGGGATTAGGTTTGGTTCTTGGATCAGACGGAAAACGTTTTCGAACTCGTAGCTCAGAAGTTGTCCGTTTGGTTGAGTTACTTGATGAAGCTAAAGATCGCAGCAGAGCTGAATTGATAAAGCGGCTTGAGGACAATG GTAAAATTACTGATTGGACAGATGCTGAACTTGAGAGTACTGCTGAAGCAGTTGGTTATGGTGCTATCAA ATATGCAGACCTGAAGAACAATCGCTTGACGAACTATACATTTAGTTTTGATCAGATGCTGAATGACAAG GGAAATACTGCTGTCTACCTTTTGTATGCACATGCTCGGATATGCTCCATCATTAATAAATCTAGCAAAGACATAGAAGAACTAAAGAAG ATTGGAAAAATTGTGCTGGATCATGTTGATGAGCGAGCCTTAGGGCTTCATTTGATTCAATTTGCAGAG ATAGTCGAGGAGGCGTGTTCCAATCTGCTTCCCAATGTTTTGTGCGAGTATCTATACAATTTATCTGAGATGTTCACCGGGTTCTACACTAGTTGTCAG GTGATTGGATCAGAGCAAGAAGAAAGCAGATTGTTATTATGTGAAGCCACTGCCATCGTGATGACGAAGTGCTTCCATCTCCTTGGAATCACGCCAGTTTATAGAATTTAA